The genomic interval GAGTCTTCGGGGTCTTCCTGCTCCACCCCTACTGAGGCGGCACCTGGGGGACCTCGGCCCCCCAAGCCCACCCCTCTGGGGGCTGATACCCTAGACTGCTCTGGTGTGTCCTCTAGCCACACCTCCCTCCCGGCACCTGGCTGTGATCTGCTGGATTAGAGACCCGCCCCTCCCAGGCAATCACGCTCCATGGGAAGGGTCCCTGCTGGGGTTCTGGCTCCCCTATCCCTCAGGGGGTGTCGTTGGCCTGGCGGCCTGCCTGGACTGCCTGGTACATGCTGAGGAGTGAggacagggtgcccaggaggcCCACCAGCCACTGGGGGAAGCGGCCAGCCCACAGGACACCCGGGGGCAGCCAGTGCACCGCGTTGGCCAGGTCCGCCAGGTTGCTCAGGAGGGTCAGTACCTCCGAGCAGATCTGGGTCTCCACGGTCCTCCGCTTGCCCCGGGTCAGCCGGCTGTGGGAgcaaagggtgggggaggggcgctCAGGGAAGGCCCCGTGTCCCCCGCTCGCCCCTCTCCCCCACTCCCTGCAGGGACAGAGCAAGGAGTGCTGGGGAGGGCAGAGGACGGCAGGCTGCGTCCGTCACATCCGCCAGAGGGAGCCCACAGTGGGAACTAGAGTCTCAGGTCCacgggcggggggagggggaagggggaaggggagcGGGGAGCAGCTTCCGGGCCTGTGCTGGGCACCTGCTCCACCCTGCATTCTTTCCCAGGATGAGACAGTGACTGACCGTGGTCCTCAGGACACTGACTCCACCTCTGATCATCCTCCTAGACCCAGGGCCAGCCGTGAAGGCTCAGCCCtggagtcccagctctgccacttcctgccTAGGGGCCCCCAgctagcctcagtttccccatctgtaaaagggctcccatctccagggggGGCTGCAGTGATGCTCCGGCACCCAGCACACCtcaggcccccagccccacccagcagAGCCTGCATGCATAGGGCAGGGCAGTGACTCTGGGCACCTCCTTGGCTGGGCAGACCCGCCGGGGACCCTGGCTTGCCGGAAGAAGTCTTCTAGGGGAACCCTGGACGACGTACCTGGTGAAGGCTTCCGGGGGCTTCCTCAGCCTCTGTCTCAGCTTCAGGACCATCCACAGAGACCTACAACACCACACAGGCTGGGGTGGGAGCAGCTGGGTGACCCCCGGTCACCAGGTAAATGGGGTCCAGGTGGGTGCAAAGCCTGTCCACTCCCACCCTACCCACACACACCCTGGACACTGGCTGGGCCTGTCTGAAGGGAGTCTAGACAACCTTCGGGGTCCCCAGGGCTGGATCTGCAGGCTGGAGAAGCAGC from Dama dama isolate Ldn47 chromosome 9, ASM3311817v1, whole genome shotgun sequence carries:
- the PEX11G gene encoding peroxisomal membrane protein 11C isoform X2, whose amino-acid sequence is MFVYTKQYGLGAEEEDVFVRCVSILGNLADQLYYPCEHVAWAADAKILHVDSARWWTLSTTLWGLSLLLGVARSLWMVLKLRQRLRKPPEAFTSRLTRGKRRTVETQICSEVLTLLSNLADLANAVHWLPPGVLWAGRFPQWLVGLLGTLSSLLSMYQAVQAGRQANDTP